One Cryptomeria japonica chromosome 9, Sugi_1.0, whole genome shotgun sequence genomic window carries:
- the LOC131073170 gene encoding cytochrome P450 703A2 has product MDTHHYVAAMVIILVTMVITTLTTLRRQRLKLPPGPAGWPILGNLMQLSSLPHRDMAALCNKYGPLVYLRLGSIDAITTDDPEIIKEILVKQDDAFASRPATVAAAHLAYGSRDVAFAPLGPHWKQMRRICMEHLLTTRRLESFVDHRREEAACMVRYVMDSYAKNGDHVFNLRQVLGAFSMNNVTRMLLGKRYFGGDAAEAADFMDITHELFWLLGILYLGDYVPFWRWIDPQAYEKRMRRLERRMDAFHSRILHQHRAAAAAADTSPDFIHVLLSLPGLDGNPHLDDVEIKALVQDMIAAATDTSSVTNEWAMAEVIKQPRIQRKIQEELDRVVGRERMVEESDLGELQYLRCVVRETFRMHPAGPFLIPHQSVMDTTLGGFHIPANTRVFINTYGLGRNTKIWERVEEFLPERHMTSSRVEISHGTDFKILPFSAGKRKCPGAPLGVCFVLLALARLFHAFHWSAPPGDDIDTTEVYGITMPKVCPLLAIPTPRLPPHLYT; this is encoded by the coding sequence ATGGACACACATCATTACGTAGCAGCCATGGTGATCATTTTAGTGACCATGGTGATCACAACACTAACGACACTTCGTCGTCAAAGGCTGAAATTGCCACCGGGGCCAGCCGGTTGGCCAATACTAGGAAACCTAATGCAATTAAGCTCTCTCCCTCACAGAGACATGGCGGCCCTCTGCAACAAATACGGCCCTCTAGTTTACCTCCGCCTAGGCAGCATAGACGCCATAACAACAGACGATCCAGAAATAATAAAAGAAATCCTGGTGAAGCAAGACGACGCCTTCGCCTCTAGGCCCGCCACGGTGGCGGCGGCCCACCTGGCCTACGGCAGCCGTGACGTGGCATTCGCTCCGCTGGGCCCACACTGGAAACAAATGCGGCGCATCTGCATGGAGCACCTCCTCACCACCCGCCGCCTCGAATCCTTCGTCGACCACCGCCGCGAGGAGGCGGCTTGCATGGTGCGCTACGTGATGGACTCTTATGCCAAAAACGGCGACCACGTCTTCAACCTCCGCCAGGTGCTCGGCGCCTTCTCAATGAACAACGTCACGAGAATGCTGCTCGGGAAACGCTACTTCGGCGGCGATGCCGCCGAGGCGGCGGACTTCATGGACATAACGCACGAGCTCTTCTGGCTGCTGGGAATTCTTTATCTCGGCGACTACGTGCCTTTCTGGAGATGGATCGATCCGCAAGCATACGAGAAAAGGATGCGCCGCCTTGAGCGTCGCATGGACGCATTCCACAGCCGCATCCTCCACCAACACCGCGCCGCCGCCGCCGCCGCAGACACTTCACCGGACTTCATCCACGTCCTGCTGTCTTTACCGGGCCTAGACGGTAACCCCCACCTGGACGACGTGGAAATCAAGGCGCTGGTTCAGGACATGATTGCGGCGGCGACCGACACGTCATCGGTGACGAACGAGTGGGCGATGGCGGAAGTGATAAAGCAGCCTCGCATACAGAGGAAAATTCAGGAGGAGCTTGATAGAGTAGTGGGGCGTGAGAGGATGGTGGAGGAATCTGATCTGGGTGAGCTTCAATACCTGCGTTGCGTGGTCCGTGAGACTTTCAGAATGCACCCAGCGGGGCCTTTTCTCATTCCTCACCAATCTGTCATGGATACCACTCTTGGGGGCTTCCATATTCCTGCTAACACAAGGGTGTTCATTAATACCTATGGTCTTGGACGGAATACTAAGATTTGGGAGAGGGTGGAGGAGTTTTTGCCTGAGCGCCATATGACCAGCTCTAGGGTGGAGATTAGTCATGGCACGGATTTCAAGATTCTGCCTTTTAGTGCAGGGAAGAGGAAGTGCCCTGGGGCTCCACTTGGGGTGTGTTTTGTTTTGCTTGCCCTTGCTAGACTCTTCCATGCCTTCCATTGGTCTGCTCCTCCTGGGGATGATATTGATACCACTGAGGTCTATGGTATAACCATGCCTAAGGTTTGTCCTCTTCTTGCCATCCCCACTCCTCGTTTACCCCCTCATTTATATACCTAG